TTTTTCCGAATGGGGTTCCGCGCCGATGAAAGCGATACGCAGGCGGGTGTCTTTTATGGGATCGACTCCGACCTCCTCAAAAACGGTGGTCAGATGCAGGGCGTAGCTCGGAATAATGTGGATGGCCGTTGTGTCAAAGTCCCGCATCAACTGAATCTGACGCTTGCTGTTTCCCGGCCCAGCCGGGATGACCATGGCGCCCAGTTTCTCCGCCCCGTAATGAAAACCCAAACCGCCCGTAAAAAGGGCGTAGGTCATCATGTTCTGGAAAACATCGCTTTTACGCAAGCCGGCCATGTACATGCAGCGTGCCAGCTGATTGGTCCAGCAGTCGATGTCCTTCATGGTATGAAAGATGACCGTGGCGCGACCGGTGGTACCCGAAGAGGAATGCATGCGGACAATATCATCCTTCGATGCCGCGAGAAATCCGTAAGGCCACTCCTTGCGCAGGTCCTCCTTGGTTGTCATGGGTATATTTCTCAAATCCGCCAGCGTTTTGATGTTCTCTACATGGATATCCTTCTCCTTGAAGAGTTTCCCGTAATACGAGGACCGGGAAGCGCTTTCGACAGTGTTTCGCAACCGTTCCAGTTGCATCCTGTAAAGCTGGTCCCCGTCCATCGTTTCGATATCTTTTTCCCAAAACATTTCCGTTCCGCCTCCTGAAATAGATAGGTAGGCATCTACTACAACCTGGCATCCTTTTTGGCAAGCGAATTCTCCCTAAAAGGCCATCTTCTTTCCTGGGTTTTGAAGAGATTATTCTCTGCTTGTCAAAGAGGTTTTTTTTATGGCATATACGGCATGTTGAGAGGAGTTTTTCAATGGAAACCATTTCTCCCTATACGGACAAGGTTACAGGAATCATTCTGGCGGGCGGGAAAAATACACGCATGAACGGACGCAACAAGGCTTTCATCGAGTTCGAGGGGGAGCGCCTGGTTGACCGGACCGTTCGAATCTTCAAGGCCCTGTTCGAAGAAGTGATTCTCGTGACAAATTCACCTCTGGAGTACCTCGATCAGAACATCATGATGGTGGCGGACATTTACAAGGACAGGGGGGCTCTAGGTGGCATCCATGCCGGATTGTTACACGCGGGCTGTGAAAAAGCATTTTTCGCCGCCTGCGACATGCCCTTTCTTAACCAGCCTTTCATTGCCTCAATGATCGATCTGGCAAACCAATATGACATCGTTGTGCCCAACCCCGCTGACGGTCTTCAGCCGCTGCATGCCATCTACCCGCGCAAATGTCTGCCCCTGATCGAAAAACTCTTCGCACA
This genomic window from Deltaproteobacteria bacterium contains:
- a CDS encoding phenylacetate--CoA ligase; the encoded protein is MFWEKDIETMDGDQLYRMQLERLRNTVESASRSSYYGKLFKEKDIHVENIKTLADLRNIPMTTKEDLRKEWPYGFLAASKDDIVRMHSSSGTTGRATVIFHTMKDIDCWTNQLARCMYMAGLRKSDVFQNMMTYALFTGGLGFHYGAEKLGAMVIPAGPGNSKRQIQLMRDFDTTAIHIIPSYALHLTTVFEEVGVDPIKDTRLRIAFIGAEPHSEKMRRRIEDFYGVKSFNSYGLSEMSGPGVAFECPEQNGLHIWEDAYLVEIIDPVTLEPLPDGQEGELVMTTLNREGMPILRYRTQDLPRIIPGTCPCGRTHRRIERIKGRTDDMMILKGVNTFPIQIEKKLMDIAGVGNNFQIILERKGFNDDMIVKVEVQREYFTGDLKELESLRRTIVNELKSDILITPQVELVEPESLPRTEGKAKRVLDNRED
- a CDS encoding molybdenum cofactor guanylyltransferase, with product METISPYTDKVTGIILAGGKNTRMNGRNKAFIEFEGERLVDRTVRIFKALFEEVILVTNSPLEYLDQNIMMVADIYKDRGALGGIHAGLLHAGCEKAFFAACDMPFLNQPFIASMIDLANQYDIVVPNPADGLQPLHAIYPRKCLPLIEKLFAQNKLKIIGFYPGHTIHKIPVEVLATFDPEGKMFANLNSLEELKKVIPPPEGAP